One Peromyscus leucopus breed LL Stock unplaced genomic scaffold, UCI_PerLeu_2.1 scaffold_1088, whole genome shotgun sequence DNA segment encodes these proteins:
- the LOC114685281 gene encoding olfactory receptor 469, with protein MAFLEDGNHTVVTEFILLGLTDDPVLRVVLFIIILCIYLVTVCGNLSTILLIRVSSQLHHPMYFFLSHLASTDIGYSSSVTPNMLVNFLVKRNTISFLGCTIQLGSGAFFGTLECFLLATMAYDRFVAICNPLLYSTKMSTRVYVQLLVGSYIGSLLNASSFIISFFSLLFCGPNRVNHFFCDLAPLVELSCSSGSVPIVPASFCSAFVIIVTVFVIAVSYTYILITILKMRSTEGRHKAFSTCTSHLTAVTLFYGTITFIYAMPKSSYSTDQNKVVSVFYMVVIPMLNPLIYSLRNNEIKGALKKEINRKIFS; from the coding sequence ATGGCTTTCCTGGAGGATGGGAACCACACTGTAGTGACAGAGTTCATTTTATTGGGCTTAACAGATGACCCAGTCCTCAGAGTCgtcctcttcatcatcatcctgTGCATCTACCTGGTGACTGTGTGTGGGAACCTCAGCACCATCCTCCTCATCAGAGTCTCTTCCCAGCTTCATCAccccatgtacttttttcttAGTCACTTGGCTTCTACTGACATAGGGTACTCATCTTCTGTCACCCCCAATATGCTGGTCAACTTCCTGGTAAAGAGAAATACCATCTCCTTCCTTGGGTGTACCATTCAGCTTGGCTCAGGTGCTTTCTTTGGGACACTTGAATGCTTCCTTCTGGCCACCATGGCGTATGATCGCTTTGTAGCAATCTGTAACCCACTGCTTTATTCAACCAAAATGTCCACACGAGTCTATGTCCAGTTGCTTGTAGGATCTTATATAGGTAGTTTACTTAATGCTTCCtcctttattatttccttcttttctcttctcttctgtggaCCAAATAGAGTCAATCACTTTTTCTGTGATTTGGCTCCTTTGGTAGAGCTCTCCTGTTCTAGTGGCAGTGTCCCCATAGTTCCTGCCtcattctgttctgcctttgtcATTATAGTCACAGTGTTTGTCATAGCTGTCTCCTACACCTACATCCTCATCACTATCCTGAAGATGCGCTCCACTGAGGGCCGCCAcaaggccttctccacctgcacctCCCACCTCACTGCAGTCACTCTCTTCTATGGCACCATCACATTCATCTATGCGATGCCCAAATCCAGCTACTCCACTGACCAGAATAAGGTGGTGTCTGTGTTCTACATGGTGGTGATCCCCATGTTGAATCCCCTCATCTACAGCCTCAGGAATAATGAGATTAAGGGtgctctgaagaaagaaattaacaggAAAATATTCTCTTAA